Proteins from one Spartinivicinus poritis genomic window:
- a CDS encoding zinc ABC transporter substrate-binding protein: protein MFNIQQVKQLVLGLTRWITIICLPSLCLAWQTVAQSAVTNKVQPPINILVSVKPIQLIAKAITGNIATPDVLVPVSASPHHYSLKPSDLTKIRQADVVFWIGPQMEVFLQKPLAKRSLNQPTVSLMNLETSMAGFAPVNHQQHHDHHHHSYASKLHIWLDPKQALRAAQTIANTLSDLYPNYRSHWQANLSQFADRLRKADLSNQQLLSTVNHKGFFVFHDAYGLLAEHYQLNIIDNVTATPDQLSSTRHIIQLRKKLSSAGEACLFLEPQFSPRILTKLTQGLPIKKAVLDPLAIEQTVSQDGYINYLQTLADSLHYCLSTTG from the coding sequence TTGTTCAACATTCAACAAGTTAAGCAATTAGTATTAGGTTTGACCCGATGGATAACCATTATCTGTCTTCCTAGCTTGTGTTTAGCATGGCAAACAGTCGCACAAAGCGCCGTTACTAACAAAGTCCAGCCACCTATCAACATTCTGGTATCAGTAAAGCCTATCCAACTTATTGCGAAAGCAATTACTGGCAATATTGCAACACCAGATGTACTAGTACCCGTCTCAGCCTCACCACATCATTACTCACTTAAGCCATCAGATCTTACCAAAATTCGCCAAGCAGATGTGGTATTTTGGATCGGGCCTCAAATGGAAGTGTTTTTACAAAAGCCCCTGGCTAAGCGCTCCCTTAACCAGCCAACAGTCTCTTTGATGAACCTAGAGACATCAATGGCAGGTTTTGCTCCAGTTAACCATCAGCAACACCACGATCATCATCACCATAGCTATGCTAGTAAATTACATATCTGGCTAGATCCTAAACAGGCACTACGAGCAGCCCAAACAATAGCTAACACACTATCTGATCTATATCCTAACTATCGTAGTCACTGGCAAGCCAACCTTTCCCAGTTTGCAGATCGACTAAGAAAAGCTGACCTTAGTAACCAACAACTGCTTTCAACTGTTAATCATAAAGGCTTTTTTGTATTTCATGACGCTTATGGGTTACTAGCTGAGCATTACCAACTCAATATTATCGATAATGTCACAGCAACACCTGATCAGTTGTCTAGTACTCGCCATATCATTCAGTTAAGAAAGAAATTATCTTCCGCAGGTGAAGCCTGCTTGTTTCTTGAGCCTCAGTTCTCGCCAAGAATATTAACCAAGTTAACTCAAGGGCTTCCTATCAAGAAAGCCGTTTTAGACCCACTTGCTATTGAGCAGACAGTAAGTCAGGACGGCTATATAAACTACCTACAAACCCTTGCAGATAGTCTTCATTATTGTTTATCAACAACGGGTTAA